The nucleotide sequence TCCGCAGGCTCAGAAGCTGCTGGGCGGTATCGAACCAGTTGTTTTCGATGGTGTGTTTGACGAAGACGGTCCTGGCCCCGAGGTTGGCGAACGTCTGGCGATACTCCCTGGCGCCCCCCTTCTCGGGCACCTCGTTCCACCAGCAGTGTCCGACCTCCTGGTCGATCCTGTCCGCGGCCGTCCCCAAGAACGTGGCGTGCTGCCCCGCCCAATTGTGTTCGCCGCGGTTGTAGACGCTGACGATGACCGTCACGTCGCCGAAGGCCTGTTCGTTGGGCAACTGAAACGACCATGTTCCCGAACCTTTGCCTCTTTCGCCGACGATCCACTTGTCGTTGTTGTGGCGTTGGAACGTGCCGACGGTTTCGACGTCCGGCGCGACCAGTCCATTCGCCCGAAGCTCAAGGCGGTACACGTTCCGCTGCTCATCGAACGGAACGGGGATGGCGGCGTGCGCGATGCCCGCCAAGACGATTGAGGCCGTCAACAGAACGGCAAGCTGTGGTTTCATCGTATTCTCCATAAACAGGTCTTCGGAAAACCGCGGCAAGCGGTTCGCATTTCACGATCATGCGGCGGGCGTCATCACGGTTCGATCTCCGCGAGGTAGATGGCGCTTCGCCGCAGGCGGGTTTTGGGGTCGGCGGCGAATTCCTGGGAGGAGTAGTAGCTGACCAGGAGGTTGCCGTTGGGCAGTTCGACGGCTCCGGCGTAGGAGCTGTCGCCTCCGCCGGGCAGGATAAGCCGGCGTTCGAGTCGGTCGCCGACGACGCGACAGACCATCGTCCGGTCGGTGGTATCCCACGGGGCGATCCGCTGATCGGGATTCAGGTAGGTTCGCCCGATGGCGAGAAGCTGTCCCTTCCACCAGACCAGAAGCGGTCCGCCGACGAAGGGGCCTTGCGTGTATCGCCACTGGCGGTACGGCGATTTGGCGCGGCCCAGATAGCTGCAGGCTGGGTTGTCCTTGCCCTGTTCGGGGCGGCCGGCTTCGCAGCGGATCAGGGCGACCATTTCGCCGTCCGGGGCGAAGGCCAGTTCCGTCTCGTTCGTCCGAGGGTGGACTTCACCGATCGAATGGATCAACTCCCACTTGCGACCATCGCAGGACGAGAACAGGTCCGATCTTGATCCGCCTTCCGTTTCTCCGGTCTGGCGATAGCCGGTGGCGTAGAAACAGCCGCTGTGGTACTTGGGCCGCCAGATCTGGTAGCCTTTGGGCAGGTACGGAAAAGGTCCGCTCCACCAGTCGCCGTTGTCGGTGTGGAACATCAGCGGCTGGGTTTTGTGCGCGCAGGTTTCCGGATCGAACCAGGTGCAGTGCAGGAACATGTAAAGCCGGTCGGGCGTCGCGGCCAGCAGCGGGCTGCACTCGTCGCCGTACTTGAATACCCCTTTGGCGCAGTGCGTCCAGCGCAGGCCGTCGGGCGACTGGAGGATTTCCGCCACGCCGTCGCCGGAGGTGTGCATGGCGCCGGTGCGAAAGGCGAGGTAGTACTTGCCCTTGAAGACCGCCAGGTCGGTCCAGGCGTGGTAGCGTCCGGCGTCGTAGACTTTTTCGGCGAGAACGATCTTCATCGTGGCCTGACCTCTCCTCGCCAGCTTCCAATTCCCATGCACGCAATGTAAATCACCCCTTCGCGGTGCGGGTCGCAGACGACGCGCCAGGCCTTGCCGACGCAGGGCATGTCGGTGAGGCGGGCGAAGGTCTTGCCGTTGTCGGTGGTGACGTAGATACCGGGTTCATTGGTTTCGGGCGTCGTCCACCACGGGTCGGGCACGGCGACGAACCATCGGTCGGGATTGAACGGATCGATGGCGACGCCGAAGCACCGCTGCATCTTCTCAAGGCCGACCCGCTGAAAGCTCTCGCCGCGGTCATCGCTGACGAACAACCCGGCTTGCGTACCCACCCACACTGAATCCGGCCGTTGCGGACAGATCGCGAGGGTCTTGAACGTCGCGGGCAGGACGTCCTCGCCGATCCGCGTCCAGGTTTTCTCCGCCTTGAGCCGCCGATAGACGCCGTCGCCGCTGGTGCCCGCGTAGATGCAGTCGCCGACGGTGACCAGATGGGGCAGCGCGGTGACCCCGCTGCCAAAGAGCAGGCCGTCAGTTTGGGGCAGGCCTTCGCGGTCGAGCGTCCAAGTTTCGCCGCCGTCCCTGCTGGAGTAAATGCCACGCTCCTCCGGGTTGCCGTCGTACGCCACCATCAACTCCCGCCCCTCATCGTCCAGGGCCACCAGGCCGGTCAGCCATGCGTTGGCGGCGCTGTCCAGGGGCAAGCCTTTGCCCAGGGATTTCCAGGTCACCCCGCCATCGCGGCTGACGCCGACTCGAGTCCAGTGGGGGTTTTTCCAGTCGTAGGTGACGGTGAGGGCCAGGTGCTTGTTGTCTTTGGGGCTGATCCAGAGCTGGGCCGTCTCGTTGACGGAGAATTCGCCTTCGGCGATGGGCCAGCGGAAGTGCTTGCCGCCGTCGGTCGACTTGAGCAGCCCGTGGTCGAGGTTCAGAACGTACACGACGTTCGGATCGACCGGATCGGGGACAACGTCGTACACGCAGAGCAGGCTCAGGCCCTGCGGCTGCATCTCCCACGTCATTCCGCCGTCCGTGGAGGCACTGACGGTGTAGAAGCAGCAGTTGTACATCCGCTCGGGGCGCACCGGATCGATCAGCAGATCAGCCAGGGCGTTGCTCACCGTCCACGCCTGATGGGGACGATCGGCCATGTAGGCGACCTCAACCGGAGGATACCGAAATGTCTTCTTGGGATCCTGCGTCGGCCAGACCCACGTCTCGCCCAGGTCGTCGGAGTAGAAGATCCCGTTGTCTCCGCCGACCGTCCAGAGCCGCTGGGGTTGGCCCGGCTGCCAGCGGGCGCGATAGACGCGGCTGCACTGCTCATGAAGCTTCAGCTTTCGCCACGTCTTGCCGCGATCCTGCGAAAGGTAGGTGTCGAGGCCCCCGGTGGAAACGACAAGCCAGTCGTGCTGGACCGGATGCCTCGCCAGGTCGTGAGCGTTGGGCACGTCGAGGATTCCGGCCCACGTTTTGCCGTCGTCGAGCGACTCGAAGAGCCCCCCCGGTTCCTGGTTTTTGCCGAGCACGTCGGGCCGAGCGCCGACCAGGAGACGCTGGCTGTCGTCGGGATCGACCCACACGCCGGTCAGACACTTGCCCTCGAAACCGAGGCGACTCCAGTTCGCGCCGGCGTCGCGGGTGACCCAGAGCCCCTCGACGAACCCGGCGGCGTAGATCACGTCGTGGTTTGTCGGATCGAACTCCAGGACATTCCCGCTGTGCTTGCCCGTGCCTTCGCCGCTGAAGGTGACGTCGCGGGTGAGGAGCCGCCAGTGTTCGCCCTTGTCGTCCGACCGCCAGACGCCGCCGCCGAACGGGCGTTTCTGCCAGGCATTGTGAACCCACGAGCCGCTTCCCGACCCCATATAGACGCGGCCGGGATTCCGGTCGTCGGCCAGGATGCCCGCCACCGAGTAATCGGCGTCGTTGCGAAGCCCGGCGTTGCACATCGTCCAGGTCTTGCCGGCGTCGTCGCTGCGATGGACGCCGGCGACGTCGCAGCCGCAGTAGACGGTATCCGGATCGGCCTTGTCCAGGGTCAGCACGCGGACGTAGCCGCCGCCGTTGACGTTCAACCGCGACCATTCGCAGGGCACCGTCGAATCGTTGTCCGCCGCCTGAAGCGGCGTGGCGATCGCCAGAAGCGTCAGTCCAGCCAAGAGCGTGACACGCATCGATCATCTCCCAGAATTGCGGATCGTGAAGCACCGGGCTCCACGGCCGGGATGGCCGGCAGGCGTGAACGCTAATCCCAGGCCAGACCGCTGGCGGCATCGAAGAAGCTCCATACGGGCAGAGCCCAGCCGGCTTTGGGGACCAGCCCGACCGAGTCGTGAATCAGGCGCACACTGCCATCCGTGGCGGCTATGTTGTAGTATCTCAAATGAATATCGGGCGTAAATCGATCCACCACCATCGGACGGGCCGGATCGGAGGTGCGGCTTGGGCCGTTGAAGTTCCACCAGGCGCCAAACCGGTCATTGGGCACAGTTGAACGAGGCGTCAGGCCACGGTAGGCGTAGCTGCCATTCTTGAGTTCCCAGGTCTTCGTCGGGAAGTTGTCGGGAAACCGCCGCATGTCGGACGGGCAGTACAGGGCGTTGGGATCGAACTTGGTGGTGAACATCACCGGATCGTTGGGCCAACTGCTGTAGGTCCGCTTGGGTTTCAGGAGCACCATCAGCCCGTAGTGCTTGCCCTGTTCACCTTCATAGCCCCAGTTCTGCGTACCCAGGTAATCACTGAAGTTGCCCGTCCCGTCGGTCTGGCCGGCTGAGCCGTGGTAGTACATGGCGTCGCCCCATGGAAAACAATCGAGGCTTTCGCCGGCGTACATCACGAAGCCGGTCATGATTTGACGGAGATTGCTGCCACAGGCGACGCGTCGCGCCGCTTCGCGTGCGTTCTGCAGGGCGGGCAGGAGGATGGCGACCAGGACGGCGATGATCGCGACGACGACCAGCAGTTCGATGAGCGTGAAGACCCGACGCCCATGATTGCCTGCCTCATTCGGTATCATTTTTCATCTCCCGCGTTTGCCGTTCCATCACCTATCGTCACCGGCACGGTCAGCCCTTCTCGCGGGAGCGAGACCGTTTGCGAGACGCTTCGGCCGTCCGCGGTGACGGTGATCTCGTAGTCGCCCAGGAACCCGCGGACGCCGTACCGTCCGGCCCCGTCGGTCATTCCCTCCTGGCGGGTCCACCACTGGTTCAGGACCAGGTCCTCCCAGACCTTACCCGCCGGTTTGAGGCTGCCGTCGGCCCGGACCATGGCGGCCTGCGGCTGCCAGTGGTTGGGCTCCCAGAATCCCCACAGCATGAAGGCCCCGACCGACGGATGGCTGAACGTCGCGGTCATGAAATCGCGGAAGTAGTCGGCCTGGAGGTGGAGGTCAGGCGTGTTGACGTCGAACTCGGTGTTCCAGAATTCCCTGCCCTGGTCCGCGTAGATACGGTCGAGGATGTCGATGACCTTGGCCGGATCGGTCAGGTCCGACAGGAAGTGGCCTTCCTCGGTGATCACGTCGATCGGCGTATCGTACTCGGCCAGGCGGTGATAGTAGTCCAACGACAGCTTGAGCCGCGACCCGCCGTGGGTGATCACGCCCGAGTCGTTGAGGATCAGCTTGGCTTGCGGATCGATTTTTCGAGCCGCTTTGAACCACTCGGCCACCTTGTCCAACCCGCCGACGGTATGGACCCAGTCGTCATACCATTCGGGTTCCGGCTCCAGCGGCAAGTCCTTGCCGCCCAGCCGCTCGAACAACTGATAGGCGTACGTGCACTGCGGCTCGTTCATCACCATCCAGGCGTACATCCTGCCGCGCAGGGCGGCGCCCTTGTCGGCGATATGGTCCATGATCCGCTTTTGGATAGCCTCGCCGGGTTGGTCCAACCACTTCAGGTCGTCCGGCATGGAATGGCGTTTGGGCCATATGAAGGCCTGCCCGACGACGTTCAAGCCGTTCTCGTTCGCCCATTCGATGGCCTTGATCCCGGCCTCCTTCTCGTGCCGCACGTTCGGCCGCTCCCACTGCCGCCATTCGATGAAGTGGGCCACGATGACCGAGTTGAAGTACTTCCTGACCATCGCCTGGTACAGGGCCGACTGTTCGGGCGTCCAGGTTCGGCCCTCGGCGGTGACGCCCAGAAGGGCCGGCGGGTTCACTTCGGTCCCGAACAGGAAGGCGTGCTTCGTCATCGTCACTTTCACCGCGGCATCGGCCACGGGCCGGCCGCCGGCGTCGGTCACCTCGACGGTCAGGTCGCCCTTACGGATCTTTTCGATCCGTTCGGCCGCCG is from Phycisphaerae bacterium and encodes:
- a CDS encoding DUF1559 domain-containing protein encodes the protein MIPNEAGNHGRRVFTLIELLVVVAIIAVLVAILLPALQNAREAARRVACGSNLRQIMTGFVMYAGESLDCFPWGDAMYYHGSAGQTDGTGNFSDYLGTQNWGYEGEQGKHYGLMVLLKPKRTYSSWPNDPVMFTTKFDPNALYCPSDMRRFPDNFPTKTWELKNGSYAYRGLTPRSTVPNDRFGAWWNFNGPSRTSDPARPMVVDRFTPDIHLRYYNIAATDGSVRLIHDSVGLVPKAGWALPVWSFFDAASGLAWD